The stretch of DNA CACTCAGTCTCATCCCGCAGGACCCCACGGTGTCCCTCGACCCCCTCCGACGCGTCGGACACCAGGTCGAGGACGTGCTCCGCCTCCACACCGGCCTCGACGCCGGCCAGCGTCGCACACGTGTGCTGGACGTGTTCGAGACCGTCGGGTTCCGGGATGTCGAAGCCGTCTATCGGCGTTATCCGCACGAACTGTCCGGCGGGATGCGCCAACGCGTTCTGATCGCCGCCGCAGTGATCGCCGAACCGGACCTCATCGTCGCCGATGAGCCGACCTCCGGGCTCGACGCGACTGTGCAGAAGCAGGTCCTCGATCTGATCGACGAGCTCCGCATCCGTTCGTCGACGGCGGTCGTCCTGGTGACCCACGATCTCGGCGTCGCCGCTGATCGCGCCGACACTCTTGCGGTGATGCGGGCGGGTCGGGTCGTCGAGTCCGGGCCGACGGCACAGGTCGTCGCCGAGCCCGCACACGAGTACACGAGGTCGCTGCTGCACGCCGTGAGGTCGCGGTCGGTGCGGCGTCCGACACGTATCGCATCGCTCGACGACAGTCTGTCCGCGGACGCCGCGATCGAGGTGGATGCGCTGACCAAGACGTTCGGCGACGTCGCTGCCGTCGACGGAATCTCTTTCCGAGTCTCGTTCGGGCAGACGTTCTCGATCGTCGGCGAGTCGGGGAGCGGAAAGTCGACAACGGCCCGCATCCTGTCCGGACTCACCCGACCGACGTCGGGCGGTGTGCGTGTGCTCGGCAGCGAGACGTCCGGGTACTCGCGTCGCGACTTCCGTCCACTGCGCCGCGCCGTGCAGATCGTCTATCAGAATCCGTACGCGTCCTTCGATCCGCGTTTCGACGTGTTCGACGTCGTCGAAGAGCCGTTACGGGCGTTCGCGCCCGCCCGGTTCTGGCGTCACGGCCGAGAACGGCCCGGACGGGAGAGACACCGGGACCGCGTCGCGGCCGCACTCGAGTCTGCCGCACTGTCGCCGGACCTGATCGACCGGCATCCTCGCGAGCTGTCGGGTGGCCAACGTCAGCGTGTAGCGATCGCACGAGCCCTGGTCGGCGATCCGTCGGTGTTGATCCTCGATGAGCCGATCTCGGCGCTCGACGTGTCTGTAGCCGCGCAGATCCTCGAACTTCTGCAGACGCTACAGGACGAGCGCGGCCTGACCTACGTGTTCATCTCGCACGACTTGGCGGTGGTGTCGGCGATCTCCGACGAGGTCGCCGTGATGCAGAACGGACGCATCGTCGAGCAGGGGTCGGTCGGTCGGATCTTCGACGCGCCCCGCGAGGACTACACGATCCGGCTGCTCGACGCGATCGCCGGGCGCGACCTGCACACCGTCGGGGCATGCCAATGAGCGAGGTTCCCGTCGACGACTTCCGAGCGGTGTTCGCCGAACTCGCGCGCGGCGCCGCCGATCGCGATCGAACCGGCGAGCACCCGTACGGTCTCGTCGCCGCCCTTGGCGAAGCCGGATTCGGCAAACTCCGCGTGCCGGTGGAGTACGGCGGCTACGACGTGGACCTTCCGACGCTGTTCGCGCTCCTCGCCGAGGCGGGGGAGGCGGACTCGAACATTCCGCAGATCTGGCGCGGGCATTTCACTACGACCGAGATCCTGCGACGTGAGTCCGACTGTGCAGTCCGGGACCGGTGGTCCAGCGCGATCGGCGACGGCGCAGTGTTCGGCAACGCGCAGTCCGAGCCGTCGACGGTCGGCGCCTCGACGCGCGATCTGTCGACTCACGTCCGCGAAACCGTCGACGGACGGTACGTCTCCGGGACCAAGTTCTACTCGACCGGGGCGCGGTTCGCCGACTACATCCGTGCGGCCGTCGCCGACGGCGCCGAACGCCGGTTCGTGGTGCTGCCCGCGCGGCATCCAGGCGTCACCCACGTCGACGACTGGGACGGCATCGGCCAACGACAGACCGGCAGCGGGACAACCGTGCTGGCCGACGTGCCGGTGGAGGACTTGGGTGACATCGGACGCGGTGACGACGCGGTCCGCGGCCTCGATTCGTTCGTTCAGGTGGTGCACTTGGCGAATCTCGTCGGGATAGCTCGCAATCTGGTGTCCGACACGGTCGAACTGGTCCGCGGCCGCACCCGGACGAGCCTGCACGGACTCACTCAGGTGGCAGCCGAAGACCCGGAGGTGCTGGGCGTGGTGGGGCGAATCCAGGCGAGCGCCCTCACCGCGGAGACACTCCTCACCCACGTCGCACAACGACTGGAGGACGCGCACGCCGCGGACGACGAACGCGGATTCGCGGCGACGTATCTGACGGTCTCGACCGCTCAGGTCGCGATCGTCGACGCGGTGCTGGACGCGGCGTCGTCGGCGTTCCACGCCGTCGGATCGTCGGCCGTGCGCAACTGTGTCGGTCTGGACCGACACTGGCGGAACGCGCGCACCCTCGCATCACACAACCCGGTCGTCTACAAACCCCGCATCGTCGGCGACCACTTGGTCAACGACGTCTACCCGAACTCCGGGTACTACCAACAACCCTAAGGACCGCGCCGTGAGAGATCGACTCCATCTCAACGTGAACATCCTCAACGCAGGCGTGTTCGGCGGATCGTGGCGGTTCCCCGGAACCGACCCGGTCGCCAGCTACGGCGTCGAGCATTACACCTCGATCGCCGCGAAAGCCGAAGCCGCCCGGCTGGACGCCGTCTTCCTCGCCGACGGCCCGGTGCTCGATCCGCACATCAGGCATCGGACCGGCAACAGCCTGGAGCCGAGCACCGTCCTCGCACGGATCGCCGCGCAAACCGAGCACATCGGCCTCATCGGGACGTTGTCGTCGTCGTACAACGACCCCGACGAGATCGCCCGTCGTCTCGGCGACCTCGACTATGTGAGCGGCGGCCGTTTCGGCTGGAACGTGGTGACGACTGCGGGCGGGGCCGCTGCCGCCAACTTCGGTCGCGACGGCGAGCCGGATCACGCACTGCGCTACCGACGGGCCGAGCACGTCGTCCGGTCGGTCGTCGCGCAATGGGCGACCCGCACCGAACTCGTGTCCCCGCAGGGGCGCCCGGTGGTGGTCCAGGCGGGTGGGTCCAGCGACGGGCGGCGTCTCGCCGCGCAGGTCGGAGAGGTCGTCTTCTCCGTGGACCAGAACGTCGCCGACGCCCGAGCCTTTCGGGCCGGACTGCGCGCCGGCGCTGCAGAGGCCGGACGCGACCCCGCTGACCTCGTCGTTCTTCCCGGTCTGTCCACCGTCATCGGTGGGACGGAAGCGGAAGCGGCGGCTCGCCGCGCGCTGCTGGACGAGCTTCTGCCCACACCGTATGCGCGTGCCCGGTTGGAGGGCCAGCTCGGGTTCCCTCTCGACGGACTCGACGACGACCAGCCGATACCGCTCGCGTTGCTGCACGATCCGGATACGGCGGGTGGTTCGCAGTCGTTCTACCGCATTGTCCGAGACGTCATCATCGCGGAGCGACCGACGGTACGGCAACTGATCACCAGACTGTCCGGGGGCGGTGGACACCGCATCGTCGTCGGTACCCCCGAACAGATCGCGGACGACATCGAACTGTGGTTCCGGACCGGTGCCGCCGACGGCTTCAACGTGATGCCCGACGTGCTGCCGTCCGGATTCGACGATTTCGTGGAGCACGTGGTGCCCGAGTTGCAACGGCGCGACCTGTTCCGCACCGACTACGAGACCGATACCCTCCGCGGGCACCTCGGGCTCGGTCTTCCGTCGGTCCGCAAGGCGGACCCGGATCTGCTCGTGAGCGCGCGATAGCGCAGGGAATGGAGACCTCATGACCGTATTCATCGAAGTATCGATCGGCTCGGCGCCGCACCAGGTGCCCTTCGCCCACGCGGAGTCCGTCGCCGCAGCGGCGGCCGCTGCCGGAGTCACGGGGCTGCGGCTGGTGGAAGGCGACGTGGGAAGTCCCACCGTCGACCCCAGCATCACCGCCGCCTATCTGGCCGTAGCCGAGCCGGTGCTCGCTTATCTGGTTGACGCGTCGACCAGTCATAATGCGCCCTACAACCTCGCCCGCCGGATCGGCTCACTCGACCGGGCCACCGGCGGACGAACCGGCCTCGTCCTGCGGCCAGGGGCGGGAGACGAGGTCAGTGACCCGGTGACACCGGATCCGGCCGCCGACACCGACGCGGCTCAGCGCTGGGGCGAGTACACCGACGTCCTCGCCCAATTATGGGACTCGTTCCCGGCGGACGCCCTCGTCGGCAACCAGACGGCCGGGGTCGTCGTCGACGACGAGCAACTCGTGCGCATCGACCACGAGGGCGCGCTCTACCGGGTGCGCGGGCCGCTCGACGGTCCGGGCTCCCCGCAGGGCAGACCGCCGTTGGTGACCGACCGTCTCGACACGGTCGGAGCCGATGCCGTCGTCGCGCGTGCTGACGCGGTCATCATCGCCGTCGCCGATGTCGCTGACGCCCTGCCCGCACTGACCGAAGCGCTGTCGGCCGCCGCTCGTCCGCGCGAGACGCTCGCGATCTTGGCACGTGTCGGAGTGGACGAGTCGGCCGACAGGCTCGTCGCGTGGGCGGCCGATGCGGGCGTCGACGGCTTCGTCGTCGCCGACGCGGGCAACGTCGACGCGACGATCGGTGCCGTCCGCACCGTTGCCGCGGGTCTGGTGGGATCGGGAACGGGCACCCTGCGCGCGTCGCTAGGCCTGGCGCCGCGGTTGCGCGGCCTCGAGTCGGCGGCGGTTCTCGCATGACGATCTCCACTGCGGTCGACCTTCCGCACGGTGCTCGGCTCGACCGTCCGACCGTGGCCGGGATCCGCGCGGCGATCGCCCCGATCCTCGACCGGCTCGCCGCCACTGCGGGCGAGCGTGAGGAACGCCGTGACTACGCGTTCGACGAAGTTCGCGGACTCGCTGCCGCCGGACTGGGCGTCGTCGAGGTCCCGTCAGCCGACGGCGGTGCAGGAGGCACGGTCCGCGACGTGGTGGACATCGTTGTCGCCGTGGCTCGGGCCGACTCGTCTGTCGCGCAAGCGCTTCGACCGACGTTCCTGACCGCGCATCAGATCGCGGAGAACCCGGCCGTTCCGTTTCGGGCCGAGAACGTCGAACGACTCTGCCGGGGTGCATTGTTCGTCGGCACCGGCAACGAGCGCAACGGCGGCGCGAGCGGCAGCGTGAGCACCACCGCCAGTCGGGTGGACGGCGGCTACCTGGTGAACGGTCGCAAGTTCTATTCGACGGGAGGGCTGTACGCCGACTACTTCTCGTCGCAGGCGGTCACCGACGACGGCACGATCATCCGATTCACGATTCCCGTCGACCGTGCCGGGCTGGACCGGATCGACGACTTCGACGCCGTGGGGCAACGACTCACGCAGAGCGGCTCCACCAGTCTCGACGGGGTGCGCGTCCACGACCACGAAGTGTTCGTGCCGACCGACGAACGCCGAGACAACCCGTGGACCGGATCGTTCGCCCAGCTCTACCTAGCCGCCGTGCAGGCGGGCATCGCCGCAGCCGCGCTGGACGACGCCGTCGGCTTCGTGCGAGACCGCGCCCGGCCGATCAAACACAGTTCGGCGAGTCGGAGCGTCGACGACCCGTACGTCCGGGAGACCGTGGGCGAGATCGCGGCCCGTGCCCAGGCCGCGGCCGCCGTCGTCGGAGGGGCCGCCGACGCGGTGCACTCGGTGCGCGGGCTGACTGGTGCGGCGGCGAGAACGGCTGGAGCTCAGGCTGCGGTGCGCGTCGCCGGCGCGGCAGTCATCGCCATCGAGTCGGCGCTGCGCGCCGCGGAACTGCTCTTCGACGTCGGCGGCGGCTCGATCACCGACCGGGGCCTCGGATTCGACCGACACTGGCGGAACGCTCGCACCGCCGCCAACCACAACCCTCGGCAGTGGAAGACCGCGGTCGCCGGGGCCTACCACCTGACCGGTGAGGAACCTCCGACCACGGGTCTCTTCTGACCACATGTGCCCTGGCCATCCAGAGCATCTAACCCCGGACACCCACAACCCTAAGGACAGTCTTCATGACCATCGAGGCCGATCGAATCCTCGGACGCACCGGTGCGCGCATCACTCCGCTCACCCTGGGCAGTATGAACTTCGGACGCTGGCAGGACGAGACGGAGAGCCTCCGGATCCTTGGCGCGGCGCTCGACGCGGGCATCAATGCCGTCGACACCGCCGACGTGTACGCACAAGGTGTCACCGAGCGAATCGTCGGCAAGGGGCTCAAGGGGCGTCGCGACGATGTCTTCCTGGCCACCAAGTTCCACGGCCAGATCGGCGAGAACCCGTCGCATGCAGGCAACTCACGACGGTGGATAACTCGCGCCGTCGACGACAGCCTGCGGCGCCTCGACACCGACTACATCGATCTGTATCAAGCGCATCGCCCCGACCCGGACACGGATCTGCTCGAAACTCTCCACACTTTGAACGACCTGATCCGGGCCGGAAAGATCCGGTACTACGGGACATCGGTGTTTCCTGCGCACGAGCAGGTACGTGCGCACTGGCTCGCCGAACGGCACGGTCTGATCGCGCCGCACACCGAGCAACTGCCGTACTCGCTGTTGGTACGCGGCTCCGAACGGGAGGTGTTTCCGGTGGCTCAACGGTACGGCGTCGGCGTCATCTCCTATGGCCCGCTCGCGGCCGGCTGGCTGTCGGGCAAGTATCGGGTCGGCGGTGATCAGCCCGAGTCGGCCCGCGCCGAACTGATTCCGGGCCGGTTCGACGTCGCGGCGCCGGCCAACGCCAGGAAGTTGGCTGCGGCCGACGCCCTGGCCGTCGTCGCCGAGGACGCCGGTCTGAGTCTGATCGACCTCGCGGTCGCGTTCGCGTTGAACCATCCAGCGATCTCGAGCGTCATCATCGGGCCGCGCACCCACGGCCACCTCGACGCGTATCTGGCTGCGGCTCAGACCGTCCTCAGCGACGAGGTCCTCGACCGAATCGACGAGATCGTCGAGCCGGGCACACAATTCCATGATCGCGACACCGGACGCGACACTCCCTCCCTGCAACCGGCCGCCCTCCGTCGCTGACCGGTGAGCCCACCCACGAAAGGCACCCGCATCCCATGACCGCACGCATTGTCGACACCGTCTACTCGGCCGCCACCGACCGCTACGCGAAAGCGACGTTCCGACGCACCGGCGACTCCGGCCTCGACCTGCCATCGTTCTCCTTCGGCCTGTGGCAGAAATTCGGCGCGGACTACGCGTACGAGACGCAACGAGAGATCATCCTGCACGCCTTCGACCTCGGCATCACGCACTTCGACAACGCGGATCGCTACGGTCCGCCGCATCGGGCGGCCCAGATCAACTTCGGCCGCGTCCTCGCCGAGGACCTCGGCCGTTACCGCGACGAGATCGTGCTGTCGACGAAGGCGGGCAATCCGATCGGCGAGAGCCCGTATCTGAAGGGCGGTTCTCGCAAGGCCCTGCTCGGCTCGCTCGACCACAGTCTGCGCGATCTCGGCACCGACTACGTCGACATCTTCTACCACCATCGCCCGGACGCGTCGACGCCGCTCGAAGAGACCGCGAGCGCGCTGGTGTCGGCAGTGGAGCAGGGCAAGGCGCTGTACGTCGGTGTCTCGAACTACCAGCCCGACCGCGCGCATGAGATCGCTCAGCTGCTGCGGACCGCGGGCGTTCCGTTGCTGATCCATCAGCCGCGCTACTCGATCTACGACCGCAGCATCGAGCGCAACGGCCTGCTGCAGCTCGCCCAGGACGACGGCTTCGGGCTCATCGTCTACTCGCCGCTGGCCCAGGGACTGCTGACCGGAAAGTACCTCGAAGCGATCCCCGACGACGCGCGCGCTGTCAACAGCAGCTTCCTGAGCAGTGCGAACATCACCGACGAGTATCGGCAGCGGACCGCCGAACTGAACAAGCTCGCCGAGTCCCGCGGCCAGTCGTTGGCGCAGCTCGCGCTGCAGTGGGTGCTCCGACAACCGACGGTCAGCTCGGCGCTTATCGGTGCGAGCTCGACCTGGCAGCTCGACCACAACGTCGCCGCGATCGACTTCCCGGATCTGACCGACGACGAGTTGGCGATCATCGATGAGCACGGTGTGCACGGCACCGGATTGAATCTCTGACATGGAGGCACGCGCGGGGACACGGATCGGGGCGGGGGTGCCGGACGGACGGCCCTTCCGCCTCGGCTTCCTGCTGCACCTCGACGGGGACCTCGAACCAGCCGACGCGTACCGACAGGCCGTCGACCTGTTCGTGACTGCCGAGGAACTCGGCTACGACTCCGGCTGGGTGATCCACCGGCACTTCCGACAAGGACGTGAACACGTGTCGTCGCCGTTGGTTCTGCTGGCGGCGATCGCCGAACACACGTCGAGGATCCGGTTGGGCACCGGCGTCTACGTGCTGCCGCTCGATGATCCGTTGCGGGTCGCTGAAGACGCCGCCACGCTCGATGCACTCAGCGGCGGTCGGCTCGAACTGGGGGTCGGCTCGGGACCGTTCGCAGGAGCGTGGGAGGCGTTCGGACACGATCTCGGCGACCGTCATCGGCTGTTCGACGCATCGGTCGGCCGTCTCCGAGAAGTCCTCGACGGCACTGTGTTGAACTCTCGCGGAGAAGCACTGCACCCGCCCGGAGCGGGTGTACGGAGTCGCCTCTGGCAGGCGACGACGAGCGATCGGGCCATTGCGCTGGATGCGGCGCGCGGCGTCGCCCGCGGCGGTGACGGGCTCCAACTGTCCCGAGCGAATGCTCAGCGGGGCGGAACCGTGACACAGGCGCAGGAGCATCAGGCGCGGATCGTCGACGCCTATCTGGGAGCCTGGACGGATCCGGAGAAATCGCCGCGTGTCCAGATCTCGCGCGCGGTGTACCCGCACCCCGACCGTGCCGCGGCCGTCCGGGAGGTGACGCCCGGCATCCGCCGCTGGCAGAGTTGGAGCACACACGACGATGCGAAGCGCACCGTCGGCGTCGAGGAGTATCTGGCTGCCGATCGGGCGCTGATCGGGCCGAGCGAACAGATCGCGGGGGAACTGCTCGCCGATCCGGCGCTGGCACAGATGACCGACCTGCTCGTCAGTTTCGTTCCGGGTGTTCCGGCTTTCGACGAGCATCGGCGACTGCTCGCCGACACTGCCGCCGAGCTGTCCCCGTTGCTGGGGTGGCGACCGAGCCGGCGGTCGACTCAGATCGGAGCACACCGATGACCCGGTTCCACCTCAACCTGTCGTTAATGACACCCGGGCACTTCCGACATGCGTGGCGGCTGTCGCACGCCGATCCGCTCGCCTATCTCGACGTCGACCACTTCGTCCGGCTGGCTCGCCTCGCCGAGGACGCGAAGGTCGACGCGGTGTTCCTCGGCGATGCGCCGGCACTGCGCGGCGAGATCGCATCGGCCCCCGGTACCGGTATCGATCCGCTGATTCTGCTCGGGCACATCGCGGCGGTGACCCAGAACCTGGGTGTGATCATCACGAGTTCCAGCACGTTCAACTCGCCGTACAACCTGGCGCGGCGCTTTCAAGCTCTCGATCACGTGACGAAGGGGCGTGCCGCAGTCAACGTGGTGACGACCGCTGCGACAGCTGCTGCCGCCAACTTCGGACTCGACGAACATCCCGACCGTGCCACTCGGTACCGCCGGGCGTGGGAGTTCCTCGATGTGGTGACCCGGCTGTGGGACGGGTGGGCGCCCGATTGGCTGGTCGCCGACCGAGAGACGGGCGAGTACGCTGATCCGTCCCGGATCACCCCGATCGATCACCGGGGCGAGTTCTTCGCCGTCGCCGGGCCGCTGCCTGTTCCGGCGGGGCCGCAGGGTCGTCCGGTGCTGGTACAGGCGGGTGGTTCTGAGGGCGGTCTGCGGCTGGCGGGCGATTTCGCCGACGTCGTGTTCACCGTCGCGCAGACCCGCGAGGACGCCGTGGCCTTCCGGAATGAGATCCGAAGCCGTGCCGCAGCGGCTGAGCGCCGACCCGACGACGTCAAGGTGTCGTTGGGCGTCGTCGTGCTCGTCGGAGAGGATGAGAGGGATGCCGCCCGGCGACTCGATGAACTCGCGGCGACGCTGCCGATGGGACGGCTTGCCGCCGAGATGGTGCGCAACCTCGGTCTGTCCGTCGAACAGTTCGGTCCGGACGTTCCGATACGTGCGGCCGACCTACCAGACGATGTACCGGAATCGGCGTTCTCCGCAGGATTCGGCCGCGCGGTACGTGCGTTGATCGCGCAGGAGCCGAGGACACCGCGGCAACTCGTCATCGGCAGTGCCGGAGGTTCGGGGCATCGTCTGGTCGTCGGATCACCGGAGAGGGTCGCCGCCGACCTCGCGGACTGGTTCGCCGCAGGCGCCGCAGACGGCTTCACGATCATGCCGGCCGACGTCGCGGTGGATCTCGAGAACTTCACTCGGCTGGTTGTTCCGATCCTGCAGCGGCGCGGGATCTTTCAGAGCGAATACTCGGCGCCGACCCTCCGCGCGCGGCTGTTCGGCACGTCCTCGGACACCGACCACGAGCACGATGACGTGGTGTCGTGGGCTCCCGTCGGTGAAGTCGACTCGGCGGTAGTCGAAGGTCTGCGCCTGGGGTGAACGCTTACGTCGGCCGGGGGCGACGACGGTCGCGTTCGGCGCAGGCGCGGAGGACGCCCGCAACGGGTGACGTCGTGGGCGGTGAGGTGAATCGTGAACGTGGAAGCCCCGGTTCGGGCTATCTCCGTCCGAACAGCGTCACGTCGTTGCACGCCTCGCAGACGTCGTCCGGAATGACGCCCGCGCGCTGCAGGTAGCCGAAGCCGATGCAGCCCAGGCACAGCCCGAACGCGAACTCGAGGAAGGCCGCGACGATCAGTGCACCGACGACGATCTGTGCCGCCAGGCCGAGGCCGACGAGCGAGAGTCCGAATGCGACGGCGGAGAACACGAGGCCGATGGTCTGGGCGAAGCGCTTCGGCGGACCCGGTACCGTCTTCTCCCGGCGCCAGATGCGCGGGACGATCACGTGGACGGCGAGTCGACCGAACGGGGAGTAGCGCGGTCCGCCGGCCACCCGCAGCAGGAAGCCGAGCGCCAGAATCCCGTACAGCCACGGTTGATTCACCACGATCGACACGATGGCCAGCAGGATCACCAGTCCGGCCGTGCTGCGGGCCGCATAATCGTTCACCGGGTTCGGGAAGTCGAGCGCGCCGCGGTGCCACGAACGCCGCTCGACGGCGACGGACGAATCGACCTGCGTGAACAGGGAGTCGGAGGGGCTCATGCGGCCCACGCTACGTCCGCGATCGGGGCGGGTCGAGGATTTGGCTCACGCTGCGGTGAACGTCTCGATCACGTCGAGGATGGCCTCGCCGTACCGTTCGAGTTTGGCCTCGCCGATACCGTTCACCGACAGCAGCTGCTCGTCGCTCGTCGGACGCGTCTGCGCGATGCCCTCGAGGGCCTTGTTCGACAACACCGTGTACGGCGGGATCGCCGCCTCCTTCGCCACGGAGGTCCGCCAGCGGCGCAGCGCCTCGAAGAGGTCCTTGTCCTCGTCGGACAGATCGACGGTGGCCACCGCGGCCTTCGGTCGACGAGTTCGTGCCGGTCCCCGCGCATCCTCGCGGAAGAGCTGCGGCACCTTGCCGTGCATCACCGGCACTCCGGCCTCGGTCAGGTAGTACTGCCCGTACTCGCCGCGGGTCTCGAGATAGCCGGACGCGAGCAGCTGCCGCACCACGCTGCTCCAGGTGTTCGCGTCGAGGTCGTCACCGATGCCGTATGTGCTGAGATTCTTGTGGCCGAGCTGGTCCATCCGCTTGTTGTCCACGCCGCGGAGGATGTCGATCAGATGGCCCGCACCGTAGTGCTGGCGGTATTCGCGGTCGAGCCGCCAGATGGTCGCCATCAGCTTCTGCGCGGGCACGGTCCCGTCCCAGGTCGACGGCGGATTCAGGCAGGTGTCACAGTTGCCGCACGGACCCGACTCCTGGTCGAAGTAGCGAAGCAGCCGCTGCCGCCGGCATGACGCCGTCTCACACAGCGCGAGCATCGCGTTCAAGTGCTCCGACTGACTACGACGGTGCGCGGCATCGCCGTCGGACATCTGGATCAGCCGCTGCTGCTGTACGACGTCGGCCAGGCCGTACGCCATCCACGCCACCGACGGGAGTCCGTCGCGGCCGGCGCGGCCGGTCTCCTGGTAGTAGCCCTCGACGCTCTTGGGCAGATCGACATGCGCGACGAATCGCACATCCGGCTTGTCGATGCCCATGCCGAACGCGATGGTCGCCACGACGACGATCCCGTCTTCGCGGAGGAATCGGTGCAGGGTGTCCTCGCGCAGCCGTTTGTCCAGTCCCGCGTGATACGGCAGCGCGTTGATCCCGTTCGAGGACAGGAACGCGGCGATGCTCTCCACCGATTTGCGGCTCAGCGCGTACACGATGCCGGTGGCCGGCTCGCCGTCGACGACGCCTTCGGTGCGGACGAAGTCGAGCAGCTGCTTGTTGGCCTGCTTCTTCGGCTCGATCCGGTAGGTGATGTTCGGGCGGTCGAAGCTGGACACGAAGTGTCGGGCCCGCTGCAGATGCAGCCGCTCGGTGATCTCCTCATGAGTGCGACGGGTCGCCGTCGCGGTCAACGCGATCCGCGGAACGTCCGGCCACAGCTCGGCGAGCTCGCCGAGCGCGAGATAGTCGGGCCGGAAGTCGTGCCCCCACTGCGACACGCAGTGCGCCTCGTCGATCGCGACGAGGGACAGCTGTCCCCGCGAGAGCAGATCGCGCGTGTACTGACCACTGAGTCGTTCGGGTGCGACG from Gordonia humi encodes:
- a CDS encoding LLM class flavin-dependent oxidoreductase; amino-acid sequence: MEARAGTRIGAGVPDGRPFRLGFLLHLDGDLEPADAYRQAVDLFVTAEELGYDSGWVIHRHFRQGREHVSSPLVLLAAIAEHTSRIRLGTGVYVLPLDDPLRVAEDAATLDALSGGRLELGVGSGPFAGAWEAFGHDLGDRHRLFDASVGRLREVLDGTVLNSRGEALHPPGAGVRSRLWQATTSDRAIALDAARGVARGGDGLQLSRANAQRGGTVTQAQEHQARIVDAYLGAWTDPEKSPRVQISRAVYPHPDRAAAVREVTPGIRRWQSWSTHDDAKRTVGVEEYLAADRALIGPSEQIAGELLADPALAQMTDLLVSFVPGVPAFDEHRRLLADTAAELSPLLGWRPSRRSTQIGAHR
- a CDS encoding NtaA/DmoA family FMN-dependent monooxygenase (This protein belongs to a clade of FMN-dependent monooxygenases, within a broader family of flavin-dependent oxidoreductases, the luciferase-like monooxygenase (LMM) family, some of whose members use coenzyme F420 rather than FMN.); its protein translation is MTRFHLNLSLMTPGHFRHAWRLSHADPLAYLDVDHFVRLARLAEDAKVDAVFLGDAPALRGEIASAPGTGIDPLILLGHIAAVTQNLGVIITSSSTFNSPYNLARRFQALDHVTKGRAAVNVVTTAATAAAANFGLDEHPDRATRYRRAWEFLDVVTRLWDGWAPDWLVADRETGEYADPSRITPIDHRGEFFAVAGPLPVPAGPQGRPVLVQAGGSEGGLRLAGDFADVVFTVAQTREDAVAFRNEIRSRAAAAERRPDDVKVSLGVVVLVGEDERDAARRLDELAATLPMGRLAAEMVRNLGLSVEQFGPDVPIRAADLPDDVPESAFSAGFGRAVRALIAQEPRTPRQLVIGSAGGSGHRLVVGSPERVAADLADWFAAGAADGFTIMPADVAVDLENFTRLVVPILQRRGIFQSEYSAPTLRARLFGTSSDTDHEHDDVVSWAPVGEVDSAVVEGLRLG
- a CDS encoding DUF4395 domain-containing protein: MSPSDSLFTQVDSSVAVERRSWHRGALDFPNPVNDYAARSTAGLVILLAIVSIVVNQPWLYGILALGFLLRVAGGPRYSPFGRLAVHVIVPRIWRREKTVPGPPKRFAQTIGLVFSAVAFGLSLVGLGLAAQIVVGALIVAAFLEFAFGLCLGCIGFGYLQRAGVIPDDVCEACNDVTLFGRR
- the recQ gene encoding DNA helicase RecQ; the encoded protein is MTDQYEVLRTVFGYDEFRGDQAEIVAQVIGGGDAVVLMPTGGGKSLCYQVPALVRDGCAVVVSPLIALMADQVGALRQLGVRAAYLNSTQAPEDRADVERRFLAGELDLIYVAPERLSGQYTRDLLSRGQLSLVAIDEAHCVSQWGHDFRPDYLALGELAELWPDVPRIALTATATRRTHEEITERLHLQRARHFVSSFDRPNITYRIEPKKQANKQLLDFVRTEGVVDGEPATGIVYALSRKSVESIAAFLSSNGINALPYHAGLDKRLREDTLHRFLREDGIVVVATIAFGMGIDKPDVRFVAHVDLPKSVEGYYQETGRAGRDGLPSVAWMAYGLADVVQQQRLIQMSDGDAAHRRSQSEHLNAMLALCETASCRRQRLLRYFDQESGPCGNCDTCLNPPSTWDGTVPAQKLMATIWRLDREYRQHYGAGHLIDILRGVDNKRMDQLGHKNLSTYGIGDDLDANTWSSVVRQLLASGYLETRGEYGQYYLTEAGVPVMHGKVPQLFREDARGPARTRRPKAAVATVDLSDEDKDLFEALRRWRTSVAKEAAIPPYTVLSNKALEGIAQTRPTSDEQLLSVNGIGEAKLERYGEAILDVIETFTAA